The genomic region AAGAAAGTAACATTGAAAAGTTAGCAAAGTTAATAGCAAGGGATCCTGAAGTAAATACAATGAAAGATGTATATGATAAGATTAAAGAATTGATGGGACCAATAATACAAGAAATGTTAGAAGCTGAATTAGAAGATGAGTTAGGGTATGAGAAATACGATAAAGAAAATAAAGAAACAGATAATTCTAGAAATGGATACAGCTCAAAAAAGGTAAGATCAAGTATGGGTGAGATGGAATTAAAAATACCCAGAGATAGAAAAGGGGAATATGAACCGAAAATAATACCAAAATATAAAAGAGATATTTCAGATATTGAAGGTAGAATAATAGGAATGTATGGTTTAGGATTAAGTACGAAAGATATAGCTAAGAATGTAGAAGATATATATGGAGTAGAATTATCAGCTGAAATGATAAGTAAAATAACTAATAAGATATTACCCGAAATTAGAGAGTGGCAAAGCAGACCATTAGAAGAGATATATACTTTTGTTTTCATGGATGGAATAGTATTTAAAGTAAAAGATGATGGTGAAATAATTAAAAAGACTGCATATGTTGTAATAGGAGTAAATATTGATGGATTTAAAGAAGTCCTTGGTATATACATAGGGGAAATTGAATCATCAAAATTTTGGTTAAGAGTATTGAATGATTTAAAAAATAGAGGAGTTAAGGATATATTAATAGCTTCAGTAGATGGATTAACTGGATTTCCACAAGCAATTAAAGCTGCATTTCCTGATACTGTAGTACAAAGATGTATAATACATCAAATAAGAAATACATTAAAATATGTTAATTACAAAGATAGAAAGGAACTTGTAAATGATTTAAAAAAAGTATATAAAGCACCGAATAAAGATATAGCTTATTCAAATCTACAGGATTTAAAAGAAAATAAATGGACAAAATACAAATTAGCATTAGAAAGTTGGGAAAAACACTGGGAAACAATATCGCCATATTTTGATTATGGTGATGATGTAAGAAAAATAATGTACACAACAAATGTAATAGAATCATTGAATAGACAATATAGAAAAGTGACTAAAAATAAAACTTCATTTCCAAATGATGATGCATTATTAAAAATATTATATTTAGCAACAATAGATGCAACAAAAAGATGGACAGCTCGATATAGAAACTGGAGTAAAGTCCTAAACGAACTATCCATCTTTTTTAAAGAAAGAATAACAAAATACGTCTATAATTCTTAATACAACTAAATTCAAAAACCTGAAATAATCAATAATACATAAAACTAAATGCTAAAAACTAACACTAAAAATATATTCTCAATTTAATAATGTTAAATCTTGCAGTTAAAATTGCAAAAGAGTGTTTATTCCCAAAAATCACATCAAAAACTTCTGAAAATTACTACTAAAGCATATTACAATATAGACGATAATTCATATGAAAATAATTTAAGAATAATAATCCAATTTAATTAATTTATTACCATCCAAGAAGAGGCATTTACACAAAATTTTACATGCTACCATTTAAATGTATTTATCACACTACTATAAGCTTTATCTATTTTTTCATTTATATCACTTTTAATTTTTTCTAAATCTATTTCTTTTAAATTCCATACATTTGTTTTTAATACCATTAAAACTGGTTTTTTTATATTCATATCCGGAATTTTGTATGAATCAAATAAATTTATGTTATTTTTTATTATATAAGTTTTCGCTATTTTTCCTAACTCAATTATTAATGTTTTATTTATTAATTCTGTGTTTTCATATTGTTCTGGAATATCAAAAACTAAATGTACCTCATTTAAAAAATAATATAAATAAATCCCTTGAAAATACCATATATTATATGACTTTAAAATAAAATCTAATAACTCATAATCTATATATTTATATAAAGATATATACCTCAAACCTTTTAATCTTTCTGATAATACATACTTTTTTATAAGCCCTTCATCACCTTTAATATAGTAACATGGAATTATAAATGGTGATTGATAGATTGACATAGTTGCTGCAACATTTACAGTTTTATTATACTTTCTAGCTAATTTGAAGTATTGCCCTTTAAAAAAGTCAATTGTATCATTTTCTATTTTTTGAGGATATAGTGAGCTCATATATCTTGAGGGTTTACCTGGTGTTAAAGCAAAAAAAAATCTTTTTTCATTATCAAAAAAAAGATTTAAACTGGGAAATTTATTATTAATATCAAAAATAGAAAAGCCTATCAAATGATCGTATTCATCAGCTAATTTACTTTTTTTTTCTTTAAAATATTTTATAGCTATATCTTTTAATTCTTTAACATTATTTAAATCATATTCGAATTTCAATATATCACCTCACCTGAATATCATATTTATTAGATTCAAAAAATCTGTATAAAGGATTTTTTTTCCATCAGCAGTGTATTCAATAGGCTGTATAGTCTTGGTTTTAATGGTTTTTTTTACATCAAAAACTATCTTAAATCTTGCAAATTCGCCAAAATAATATGCATTGCCTTCAAATACAACATTAATTTTACCAAAATTTCTAATACAATACCACTTTGTATTAGAAAAAAATGAATCAAAATATACACCTATTTTTTTATCTGGATAACCATAAAAAGAACTCTCTTTTATTGTATTTATACACTCATCATCTGTTAGATTTATCTGAAATAAATCTTTTAGATAAAAAATATATATAAAGGATACTGTTAATATCAGTACAAGAGATGAAACTGATAATATTAATATAAAATATTTAAATGACTTTTTTTCGCTAATAATGTCACCCCCTAATTATTTTTTCTATAATTTATCAAAAAATCCCTTGAATTATTAACATCATTAAAGTATAATTGTATAAATAATAATCGTTTAGGAGGTAAAAGTATGGATATTGGAAAAAGATATACACCAAACGAAATTGAAACAAAATGGTATAAATTCTGGATTGATAATGAATTGTTTAAAGCAAAAGGAGAAGGAAATGGAAAATTTTCAATGGTTATACCTCCGCCAAATATAACTGGAAAAATACACATGGGACACGCTTTAAATATATCTTTACAGGATATAGTAACACGTTTTAATAGAATGCAAGGGAAAGACACTTTGTGGTTGCCAGGAGAAGATCATGCTGGTATTGCGACTCAACATGTTGTAGAAAAGTTCTTAATGAAAAGTGAAGGAAAAAGAAAAGAAGATTATGGAAGAGAAGAATTTATAGATAGAGTATGGAAATGGGCAAATGAATATAGAGATCATATTAAAAAACAAATAATGGCTATTGGTGCTTCAGTAGATTGGTCAAGAGAAAGATTTACTTTAGATGATGGTCTAAATAAAGCTGTTAGAAAAGTTTTTGTTGAATTATATAATGAAGGTTTAATATATAAAGGAAAATATATTGTAAATTGGTGTCCAAGTTGTGGAACTGTTTTATCCGATGAAGAAGTTGAACACAAAGATGAAAAGGGTGCATTTTATCATATAAAATACCCAA from Marinitoga aeolica harbors:
- a CDS encoding IS256 family transposase; this encodes MAKRKKKEESNIEKLAKLIARDPEVNTMKDVYDKIKELMGPIIQEMLEAELEDELGYEKYDKENKETDNSRNGYSSKKVRSSMGEMELKIPRDRKGEYEPKIIPKYKRDISDIEGRIIGMYGLGLSTKDIAKNVEDIYGVELSAEMISKITNKILPEIREWQSRPLEEIYTFVFMDGIVFKVKDDGEIIKKTAYVVIGVNIDGFKEVLGIYIGEIESSKFWLRVLNDLKNRGVKDILIASVDGLTGFPQAIKAAFPDTVVQRCIIHQIRNTLKYVNYKDRKELVNDLKKVYKAPNKDIAYSNLQDLKENKWTKYKLALESWEKHWETISPYFDYGDDVRKIMYTTNVIESLNRQYRKVTKNKTSFPNDDALLKILYLATIDATKRWTARYRNWSKVLNELSIFFKERITKYVYNS
- a CDS encoding DUF4895 domain-containing protein gives rise to the protein MKFEYDLNNVKELKDIAIKYFKEKKSKLADEYDHLIGFSIFDINNKFPSLNLFFDNEKRFFFALTPGKPSRYMSSLYPQKIENDTIDFFKGQYFKLARKYNKTVNVAATMSIYQSPFIIPCYYIKGDEGLIKKYVLSERLKGLRYISLYKYIDYELLDFILKSYNIWYFQGIYLYYFLNEVHLVFDIPEQYENTELINKTLIIELGKIAKTYIIKNNINLFDSYKIPDMNIKKPVLMVLKTNVWNLKEIDLEKIKSDINEKIDKAYSSVINTFKW